A genomic window from Dermacentor silvarum isolate Dsil-2018 chromosome 9, BIME_Dsil_1.4, whole genome shotgun sequence includes:
- the LOC125940298 gene encoding uncharacterized protein LOC125940298 — MGLTAHWKPSQAGLLVSTTVVLRLSHELLNKLNYKYLLTGRLSQDCLENIFSVLRLGKPVPSAYDVKCALKLICVGQFVNTPTSSSYGVDDSTHLADLLDPSFKQDQVEGQEPEELENLFVYALTTEECDILAYLGGFLLKSVIGFLGECKDCERALVGDATGQYNALIQLKEYVKNSGKLIQPSQTVMQVLIECEENFKTFANMNEILTLKAPFTGVLSALRKSVAMRLGCCDAHESRACKMLLEKYVRTRLKIHLRQQHAQRVNGQSSKTCAAANLL; from the coding sequence ATGGGACTTACTGCACACTGGAAGCCGTCACAAGCTGGCCTTTTGGTGTCAACTACTGTTGTCCTGCGTCTTTCTCATGAGCTTCTGAACAAGCTCAATTACAAGTACTTGCTAACTGGTAGATTGTCACAGGATTGTCTCGAAAACATCTTTTCTGTATTGAGGCTCGGAAAACCTGTGCCGAGCGCATATGATGTCAAGTGTGCCTTAAAGCTTATCTGCGTTGGCCAGTTTGTAAACACACCGACATCATCTAGCTATGGTGTTGATGACAGCACGCACCTGGCTGACCTTCTTGACCCCAGTTTCAAACAGGATCAAGTAGAAGGTCAGGAGCCCGAGGAGCTTGAGaacttgtttgtttatgcacttACCACAGAAGAGTGCGATATCCTTGCGTACTTGGGAGGCTTTTTGCTGAAGTCAGTCATCGGTTTTCTTGGAGAGTGCAAAGACTGTGAAAGAGCCCTGGTTGGCGATGCAACAGGCCAGTACAATGCTCTTATACAGCTGAAAGAGTATGTCAAGAATAGCGGAAAGCTCATCCAGCCAAGCCAAACAGTGATGCAAGTTTTAATCGAATGTGAGGAAAACTTTAAGACTTTTGCAAACATGAATGAGATCCTGACTCTCAAAGCTCCATTTACAGGTGTCCTGAGTGCCTTGCGGAAGTCTGTGGCTATGAGATTAGGGTGTTGTGATGCGCATGAATCAAGGGCATGCAAAATGCTCCTTGAGAAGTATGTGAGGACAAGACTTAAGATTCATCTCCGACAGCAGCATGCGCAGAGGGTGAACGGACAGTCCAGCAAAACCTGTGCCGCTGCTAATCTTCTCTGA